The proteins below are encoded in one region of Micromonospora pisi:
- a CDS encoding aminotransferase class V-fold PLP-dependent enzyme: MARPPEMPASASPGYAGTGRIDELRAAEYPHLDQDGQVYLDYAGAGVAARAQIEAHHRRLTAGLYSNPHSENPTSVAAGSLVESARRAVLAFFHADPERYAVVFTANATGACRLVGEAYRFARSRPLVLTSDNHNSVNGIREYARTAGAPTRYVPVRGAELRVDQSDVESALVGQHIGSWRRRAGGLFAFPAQSNFSGVQHPLEWVGLAQRHGYDVLLDAAAYVPTNRLDLSSVEPEFVCLSWYKLFGYPTGTGALIARRDALARLRRPWFAGGTIRAVSVQGDWHEPMDDETAFEDGTLNFLSIPDVEFGLRWVDSIGVDLIHTRVDALTGWLLERLTALRHHTGEPLVRVYGPATNDRRGATISFNFLHPDGTVVDERLVAAESTAAGLSLRTGCFCNPGAGEGAFGITKWRLARTLMRNIRTVDEYLDVIRVPTGGAIRVSFGLASNAADAERFLAFAEETYLDRDRSEELALPPRLRC, from the coding sequence GTGGCGCGCCCGCCTGAGATGCCCGCCTCGGCGAGCCCGGGGTACGCCGGCACCGGCCGGATCGACGAGCTGCGCGCGGCCGAATACCCACACCTGGACCAGGACGGGCAGGTGTACCTCGACTACGCGGGCGCGGGGGTGGCCGCCCGCGCCCAGATCGAGGCGCACCACCGTCGGCTGACCGCCGGCCTCTACAGCAATCCGCACTCGGAGAACCCCACCTCGGTCGCGGCCGGAAGCCTGGTGGAGTCGGCCCGGCGGGCGGTTCTCGCCTTCTTCCACGCCGACCCGGAGCGGTACGCCGTCGTCTTCACCGCGAACGCGACCGGCGCCTGCCGGTTGGTCGGTGAGGCGTACCGGTTCGCCAGGTCCCGGCCGCTTGTGCTCACCTCGGACAATCACAACTCGGTCAACGGCATCCGGGAGTACGCCCGCACCGCCGGGGCACCGACCCGTTACGTCCCCGTACGCGGGGCGGAGCTGCGGGTCGACCAGTCTGATGTGGAATCCGCACTGGTCGGGCAGCACATCGGCTCATGGCGGCGACGGGCGGGCGGCCTGTTCGCCTTCCCCGCGCAGAGCAACTTCAGCGGGGTCCAGCATCCGCTGGAATGGGTCGGGCTGGCCCAACGGCACGGCTACGACGTACTGCTCGACGCTGCCGCGTACGTGCCGACGAACCGGCTGGACCTCAGCTCGGTCGAACCGGAGTTCGTCTGCCTGAGCTGGTACAAACTCTTCGGCTACCCGACCGGCACCGGGGCGCTGATCGCCCGCCGGGACGCCCTCGCCCGGCTGCGCCGGCCCTGGTTCGCCGGGGGCACGATCCGGGCGGTCAGCGTGCAGGGGGACTGGCACGAGCCGATGGACGACGAAACGGCCTTCGAGGACGGCACGCTCAACTTCCTCAGCATCCCCGATGTCGAGTTCGGGCTGCGGTGGGTCGACTCGATCGGGGTCGACCTCATCCACACCCGGGTCGACGCCCTCACCGGCTGGCTGCTGGAACGGCTGACCGCGCTGCGGCACCACACCGGCGAACCACTGGTCCGGGTGTACGGCCCGGCGACGAACGACCGTCGGGGCGCCACCATCTCGTTCAACTTCCTCCACCCGGACGGCACCGTGGTCGACGAACGCCTCGTCGCCGCCGAGTCCACGGCGGCGGGCCTCTCCCTGCGTACCGGCTGCTTCTGCAATCCGGGCGCGGGCGAGGGGGCGTTCGGGATCACGAAGTGGCGGTTGGCCCGGACCCTGATGCGAAACATCAGGACGGTCGACGAGTACCTCGACGTGATACGGGTGCCGACCGGTGGCGCGATCCGGGTCTCGTTCGGGCTGGCGTCGAACGCGGCGGACGCGGAACGCTTCCTCGCCTTCGCCGAGGAGACCTACCTGGACCGGGACCGGTCCGAAGAGCTGGCGCTGCCGCCGCGACTCCGCTGCTGA
- a CDS encoding VOC family protein, with product MTDEAPPPQVWPSVPARDALGLIQFLVTAFGFEETAVYATNDRVEHAELAWPLGGGIMLGSAKDDPDDAWSRQPGTFGAYVVTDDPDALYARAVGAGAKVLRELADTDYGSRDFIVADPEGNRWSFGTYRGAPRKASTLSG from the coding sequence ATGACTGATGAAGCGCCACCGCCGCAGGTCTGGCCCAGCGTCCCCGCCCGAGACGCGCTCGGGCTGATCCAGTTCCTGGTGACCGCCTTCGGCTTCGAGGAGACCGCCGTCTACGCCACCAATGACCGGGTCGAACACGCCGAACTCGCCTGGCCGCTCGGCGGCGGGATCATGCTCGGCAGCGCGAAGGACGACCCCGACGACGCCTGGTCACGCCAGCCGGGCACGTTCGGCGCGTACGTTGTCACCGACGACCCGGACGCGCTCTACGCTCGGGCGGTCGGCGCCGGCGCGAAGGTGCTACGGGAGTTGGCCGACACCGACTACGGCTCACGCGACTTCATCGTGGCGGACCCGGAGGGAAACCGCTGGTCGTTCGGCACCTACCGGGGCGCGCCCCGCAAGGCGTCCACGCTTTCCGGTTGA
- a CDS encoding helix-turn-helix domain-containing protein, translating to MGERDGAGGVSDFVQRRPAAPLRPYVAWYSGYRQVGVEPGTHRGLPSPYLTVIVTLDDPLVVAAHPDPRTPAGRYDTLVGGLHTTPAIITHDGRQSGVQLALSPLGARALLGLPAGELVHVDLDGREVLGPFARELRERLLAGVSWAERFTTLNVLLTRRLEIANGPPGIANGPRDEVAWAWRRLRASGGTVPVKELAREVGWSGRHLSQQFRTETGLSPKGAARVVRFDRTRRLLQRQAASGQPPTLADLATTCGYYDQAHLAREFREFAGCSASRWLTEEFRNVQVIDAWDGEDCEP from the coding sequence GTGGGTGAGCGCGACGGTGCCGGTGGCGTGTCGGACTTCGTCCAGCGGCGGCCGGCGGCGCCACTGCGGCCGTACGTCGCCTGGTACAGCGGCTACCGGCAGGTCGGAGTCGAGCCGGGCACACATCGGGGGCTGCCGTCGCCCTACCTGACGGTGATCGTCACGCTCGACGATCCACTGGTGGTAGCCGCCCATCCCGACCCGAGGACGCCCGCCGGCAGGTACGACACACTCGTCGGCGGCCTGCACACCACCCCGGCGATCATCACCCACGACGGTCGCCAGTCGGGCGTGCAACTGGCCCTGTCACCGCTCGGTGCGCGGGCACTGCTCGGGCTGCCCGCCGGAGAACTCGTCCACGTCGACCTCGACGGCCGAGAGGTGCTCGGACCGTTCGCCCGGGAGCTGCGCGAACGGCTGCTCGCCGGGGTGAGCTGGGCCGAGCGGTTCACGACCCTGAACGTCCTGCTGACCCGACGGCTGGAGATCGCGAACGGGCCGCCCGGGATCGCGAACGGGCCGCGCGACGAGGTGGCCTGGGCCTGGCGGCGACTTCGTGCCAGCGGCGGGACCGTACCGGTGAAAGAACTGGCGCGCGAGGTCGGCTGGAGCGGTCGGCACCTGAGCCAACAGTTCCGCACCGAAACCGGGCTCAGCCCGAAAGGCGCCGCGCGGGTGGTCCGCTTCGACCGTACCCGTCGGCTGTTGCAACGCCAGGCTGCCAGCGGGCAGCCGCCGACGCTGGCCGACCTCGCGACCACCTGCGGCTACTACGACCAGGCCCACCTGGCCCGGGAGTTCCGCGAGTTCGCCGGCTGCTCGGCGAGCCGGTGGCTGACGGAGGAGTTCCGAAACGTCCAAGTCATCGACGCCTGGGACGGGGAAGACTGCGAGCCATGA
- a CDS encoding TIGR03557 family F420-dependent LLM class oxidoreductase yields MVSVGYTLLCEQAGPVDLIDHGIRAEAAGFDHLLISDHYNPWVEQQGHSPNAWPVLGAVAHATSRIELMTYLTSPIRRYHPAMVAQQASTVGVLSNGRFTLGLGAGENLNEHVVGAWPHVTQRHEMFEEAVQIIRPLLDGEKLVYSGNHYEVPEAYVWDRPDVPVKFAMAASGPRSCELAGQYADGLIAVQPEPRLLEMFDRAGGTGKPRYGQVAICYGPDEAECRRTVYDQWRWFGLGWKVMAELPEPVSFAAATQFVREEDVASSVPCGPDVEAHVAAFQRFVDAGFTHVGLVQVGGPSQVMFLDWARDVLLPRLREL; encoded by the coding sequence ATGGTGTCAGTGGGTTACACGTTGCTCTGTGAGCAGGCCGGTCCGGTTGACCTGATCGATCACGGGATCCGGGCCGAGGCCGCCGGTTTCGACCACCTGCTGATCTCCGACCACTACAACCCGTGGGTGGAGCAGCAGGGGCACAGCCCGAACGCCTGGCCGGTGCTCGGCGCGGTCGCCCACGCGACCTCCCGGATCGAGCTGATGACGTACCTGACCTCCCCGATCCGCCGCTACCACCCGGCGATGGTGGCGCAGCAGGCGTCGACGGTCGGGGTGCTCTCCAACGGCCGGTTCACCCTCGGCCTCGGCGCCGGGGAGAACCTGAACGAGCATGTGGTCGGGGCGTGGCCGCACGTGACCCAGCGGCACGAGATGTTCGAGGAGGCGGTGCAGATCATCCGGCCGCTGCTCGACGGCGAGAAGCTCGTCTACTCCGGCAACCACTACGAGGTGCCGGAGGCGTACGTCTGGGACCGGCCGGACGTACCGGTGAAGTTCGCGATGGCCGCGTCCGGGCCCCGTTCCTGCGAACTGGCCGGGCAGTACGCCGACGGACTCATCGCCGTCCAGCCGGAGCCACGCCTGCTGGAGATGTTCGACCGGGCCGGTGGCACGGGCAAACCACGGTACGGGCAGGTGGCGATCTGTTACGGGCCGGACGAGGCGGAGTGCCGCCGCACCGTGTACGACCAGTGGCGATGGTTCGGCCTGGGCTGGAAGGTCATGGCCGAGTTGCCGGAGCCGGTGAGTTTCGCCGCCGCCACCCAGTTCGTCCGCGAGGAGGACGTGGCCAGTTCGGTTCCGTGCGGGCCGGACGTCGAGGCACACGTGGCAGCGTTCCAGCGCTTCGTCGACGCCGGGTTCACCCATGTCGGCCTCGTCCAGGTCGGCGGCCCGAGCCAGGTGATGTTCCTCGACTGGGCGCGCGACGTGCTCCTGCCCCGCCTGCGCGAGCTGTAG
- a CDS encoding ATP-binding cassette domain-containing protein → MTPFGTTTTTAPPTGVRVVASHLHQTVRGGRQILRDVSLTVEPGELVAIIGASGAGKTTLLETLAGVRPPGAGTVDHQGGAERVIGAAGIGYVPQDDIIHRELPLERTLRYAARLRLPPDTDPTALTERVREVMGELGLTERAGVPVGRLSGGERKRASIAVELLTRPGVFFLDEPTSGLDPAIAVDLLRVLRGLADSAATVVLTTHQVTDVEFCDRVVVLTRQGELAFAGSPAAAREFFGVTALAEVYLRLDEEAEPEGWPARFRRSHEPETGRAADTDTDTDTDTDGGPGVPGRRGQGVGPLRQWAVLSSRNVEIVARNRLTLAILLGSPLMVLGMFALLFRPGAFDLADPSPNVTVMTLFWIAFGGFFFGLTYGLLQICTEVPILRRERLAGVRVGPYLLAKVAVLLPLLALVDLALLGVLAGIDRLPAVDAGAFAALYTTLLLSSAAALALGLLCSASVADAAQATLMLPMLCFPQVLFVGAILPVPVMAAGGQWLSYAMSNRWAFEGLGHTAELERIWRDGGSPLGPPLLASYGDSFARPVWVNWVILAGFLVAFLGAAWTVLARKDRRGAPA, encoded by the coding sequence ATGACCCCGTTCGGTACGACTACGACCACCGCACCACCTACCGGCGTACGCGTCGTCGCCTCCCACCTGCACCAGACCGTGCGCGGTGGCCGGCAGATCCTGCGTGACGTCTCGCTGACCGTCGAGCCCGGCGAACTGGTCGCGATCATCGGTGCCAGCGGCGCCGGCAAGACCACACTGCTGGAGACCCTCGCCGGGGTACGTCCGCCCGGCGCAGGCACTGTGGACCACCAGGGCGGCGCTGAGCGGGTCATCGGGGCCGCCGGCATCGGGTACGTGCCGCAGGACGACATCATCCACCGCGAACTGCCGCTGGAGCGGACCCTGCGGTACGCGGCCCGGCTCCGCCTCCCGCCGGACACCGACCCGACCGCCCTCACCGAGCGGGTCCGCGAGGTGATGGGTGAGCTGGGGCTGACCGAACGGGCCGGAGTGCCGGTCGGGCGGCTCAGCGGCGGCGAACGCAAACGGGCCAGCATCGCGGTCGAACTGCTCACCCGGCCCGGGGTGTTCTTCCTCGACGAGCCGACGTCGGGGCTGGACCCGGCGATCGCGGTCGACCTGCTGCGCGTACTGCGCGGGCTCGCCGACTCGGCCGCCACTGTCGTACTCACCACGCACCAGGTGACCGACGTCGAGTTCTGCGACCGGGTGGTCGTACTGACCCGGCAGGGAGAGCTGGCCTTCGCCGGCAGTCCGGCGGCGGCCCGCGAGTTCTTCGGTGTGACCGCACTCGCCGAGGTCTACCTGCGGCTGGACGAGGAGGCCGAGCCGGAGGGCTGGCCGGCCCGGTTCCGCCGCAGCCACGAACCGGAGACCGGCCGCGCCGCCGACACCGACACCGACACCGACACCGACACCGACGGTGGTCCTGGGGTGCCGGGTCGTCGGGGTCAGGGAGTCGGGCCGCTGCGCCAGTGGGCCGTACTGAGCAGCCGCAACGTGGAGATCGTCGCGCGTAACCGGCTCACCCTGGCCATCCTGCTCGGCTCACCGCTGATGGTGCTGGGCATGTTCGCGCTGCTCTTCCGGCCGGGTGCGTTCGACCTCGCCGACCCGAGTCCGAACGTTACGGTGATGACCCTGTTCTGGATCGCCTTCGGCGGGTTCTTCTTCGGCCTCACCTACGGGCTGCTCCAGATCTGCACCGAGGTGCCGATCCTGCGGCGGGAACGGCTGGCCGGCGTACGCGTCGGGCCGTACCTGTTGGCCAAGGTCGCGGTGCTGCTCCCGCTGCTGGCCCTGGTCGACCTGGCCCTGCTCGGGGTCCTGGCCGGGATCGACCGGCTGCCGGCGGTCGACGCGGGCGCCTTCGCCGCCCTCTACACCACCCTGCTGCTCTCCTCCGCCGCCGCGCTCGCCCTCGGACTGCTCTGCTCCGCTTCGGTGGCGGACGCCGCCCAGGCCACCCTGATGCTGCCGATGCTCTGCTTCCCGCAGGTCCTCTTCGTCGGCGCGATCCTGCCGGTGCCGGTGATGGCGGCCGGCGGCCAGTGGCTCAGCTACGCGATGTCGAACCGCTGGGCGTTCGAGGGCCTCGGCCACACCGCCGAACTGGAACGGATCTGGCGCGACGGCGGGTCGCCGCTCGGCCCACCCCTGCTGGCCAGCTACGGCGACAGCTTCGCCCGGCCGGTCTGGGTCAACTGGGTGATCCTCGCCGGTTTCCTGGTCGCCTTCCTCGGCGCCGCGTGGACCGTGCTGGCCCGGAAGGACCGCCGTGGCGCGCCCGCCTGA